The following are encoded in a window of Arthrobacter woluwensis genomic DNA:
- a CDS encoding peptide deformylase, whose amino-acid sequence MSAPAPTLSDAEIRELVLALLESPEEIAIVQAGHPVLRQQAKDFTGQLSDAELQAFLDLMRAVMHAAPGVGLAAPQLGIPLRIAVLEDQWPIPEEVAAERHREPLPYFAVVNPVYHGLGEELAPFYEGCLSVHGLQAVVARHQRVQLDWTSPEGETRSEEFSGWQARIVQHETDHLGGTLYVDKAVTRSLTFNPEYAEYWAAPGIDGARKGLGF is encoded by the coding sequence GTGTCCGCCCCTGCCCCCACCCTGAGCGATGCGGAGATCCGCGAGCTGGTCCTGGCGCTCCTGGAGTCCCCGGAGGAGATCGCGATCGTACAGGCCGGCCACCCCGTCCTCCGGCAGCAGGCCAAGGACTTCACCGGCCAGCTCAGTGATGCGGAGCTCCAAGCCTTCCTGGACCTCATGCGGGCCGTCATGCATGCGGCGCCGGGGGTCGGACTTGCAGCGCCACAGCTGGGCATCCCTCTCCGAATCGCGGTCCTGGAAGACCAGTGGCCCATCCCCGAGGAGGTCGCCGCGGAGCGTCACCGCGAGCCGCTCCCCTACTTCGCAGTGGTCAACCCGGTCTATCACGGCCTGGGCGAAGAGCTGGCGCCCTTCTATGAGGGGTGCCTGTCCGTCCACGGTCTGCAGGCGGTGGTCGCACGTCACCAGCGCGTGCAGCTCGACTGGACCTCTCCGGAGGGCGAGACCCGCAGCGAGGAATTCAGCGGCTGGCAGGCCCGCATCGTCCAGCATGAGACCGACCATCTGGGCGGCACACTGTACGTGGACAAGGCCGTCACCCGGTCCCTGACCTTCAATCCGGAGTACGCGGAGTACTGGGCCGCGCCGGGGATCGACGGCGCCAGGAAGGGCCTGGGTTTCTGA